The Marinitoga sp. 1197 genome includes a window with the following:
- a CDS encoding ATP-binding cassette domain-containing protein: MTKIYKNKIKTLENINITINKGEKVTIFGPNGAGKTTLIKTIGMFIIPNRGKIKIKGYDIQKDDYVIEIKQKNKNKNISVDIIIM, from the coding sequence TTGACAAAAATATATAAAAACAAAATAAAAACACTGGAAAATATAAATATTACAATAAACAAAGGAGAAAAAGTAACGATATTTGGACCAAACGGAGCAGGAAAAACGACGTTAATAAAAACAATAGGAATGTTTATAATACCAAATAGAGGAAAAATAAAAATAAAAGGATATGACATACAAAAAGATGATTATGTTATTGAAATTAAACAAAAAAATAAAAATAAAAATATATCAGTTGATATAATAATTATGTGA
- a CDS encoding ATP-binding cassette domain-containing protein, with translation MDVVVMEDILFYFNNGPKIVENFSMRISKGEFVYIKGSNGSGKSTILKLLGGIIKPKNGKIKVLGKEPYKESEVLKSVGMVVDGMGLYKELSLKENIMYFAKEKGLTYEHAKKEIEKYEKFWDIDFDRKYKKSSHGMRKIAKLTFSLINEPELLIWDEPELALDQKRIDTLLEILKSYKEKGKTCIIAGTNPEIYKNLVDLIIEKEVIL, from the coding sequence ATGGATGTAGTTGTTATGGAGGATATTCTATTTTATTTTAATAATGGACCAAAAATTGTTGAAAATTTTTCTATGAGAATAAGCAAAGGAGAATTTGTTTATATAAAAGGTTCAAATGGTTCCGGGAAAAGTACAATTTTGAAATTGCTTGGAGGAATAATAAAACCCAAAAATGGAAAAATAAAAGTTTTAGGAAAAGAACCATATAAGGAGTCCGAAGTTTTGAAAAGTGTAGGGATGGTAGTTGATGGTATGGGGCTATATAAAGAATTGAGTTTGAAAGAAAACATAATGTATTTTGCAAAAGAAAAAGGTCTTACATATGAACATGCAAAAAAAGAAATAGAAAAATACGAAAAATTCTGGGATATAGATTTTGATAGAAAATACAAAAAATCCTCTCATGGAATGAGAAAAATAGCAAAACTGACATTTTCATTGATAAATGAGCCAGAACTTCTGATATGGGATGAGCCAGAGCTTGCCCTTGACCAGAAAAGAATCGATACATTGTTAGAAATCCTTAAAAGTTATAAAGAAAAAGGAAAGACATGTATAATTGCCGGAACAAATCCTGAAATTTATAAAAACCTCGTGGATTTAATAATAGAAAAAGAGGTGATTTTATGA
- a CDS encoding radical SAM/SPASM domain-containing protein yields MGMKFGKYLTFFVIENKIYAYNALNNGLCELKNESYEMLIKKDFKSLEKLYPDVFYELKKALYIVPEDFDENSYVKLKNWEAKFLQNTLSLTIAPTLDCNFKCFYCYQQEYKQESYMNKSTVDKVFDFIDKRITPNIQFLYINWYGGEPLLSIEIIEYLSKKIKKLLDNKKIKFKSSIITNGYLLDEKYAKILSENCNVETVQITLDGPKEIHDIRRPHKNGKSYDIIISNLKNISQYFERILIRINMDKTNEEKIPALLEELKKLKLNIFPYIAPVSLDNIHHNNFAKTCFHIEEFALKYLKIKEKDEYSYLTNYPVLTFGSCGAVRKNSFVIDPNGTIYKCWNEVGQKEKSIGTVSEGITNYSRYIKWMAFDPLDIKECSECSILPLCNGGCPYRILFPEDVDIFEKRCSEYKWTLKNELSLWIKNNVLNNRKFEVKVNSK; encoded by the coding sequence ATGGGTATGAAATTTGGAAAATATTTAACTTTTTTTGTTATAGAAAATAAAATATATGCATATAATGCATTAAATAATGGATTATGTGAATTAAAAAACGAATCATATGAAATGTTAATAAAAAAAGATTTCAAGAGTTTGGAGAAATTATATCCTGATGTTTTTTATGAATTAAAAAAGGCTTTATACATAGTTCCTGAAGATTTCGATGAAAATAGTTATGTTAAACTAAAAAATTGGGAGGCAAAATTTTTACAAAATACCTTATCGTTAACAATTGCTCCTACATTAGATTGTAATTTTAAATGTTTTTATTGTTATCAGCAAGAATATAAGCAAGAATCATACATGAATAAGTCAACGGTTGATAAAGTTTTTGATTTTATTGACAAAAGAATTACACCTAATATTCAATTTTTGTATATTAATTGGTATGGAGGAGAGCCACTTCTTAGTATTGAAATAATAGAATATTTATCAAAAAAAATAAAAAAACTATTAGATAATAAAAAAATAAAATTTAAATCTTCAATAATAACGAATGGCTATCTTTTGGATGAAAAATATGCAAAAATATTATCCGAAAACTGCAATGTAGAAACGGTTCAGATTACTTTAGATGGGCCTAAAGAGATTCATGATATAAGACGACCTCATAAAAATGGAAAATCTTATGATATTATTATAAGTAATTTAAAAAACATTTCTCAATACTTTGAAAGAATATTAATTAGAATTAATATGGATAAAACTAATGAAGAGAAAATTCCAGCTTTATTAGAAGAATTAAAAAAATTAAAGTTAAATATTTTTCCTTACATAGCACCAGTTTCATTGGACAACATTCATCACAATAACTTTGCTAAAACGTGTTTTCATATAGAAGAATTTGCTTTAAAATATTTAAAGATAAAAGAAAAAGATGAATATTCTTATTTAACTAATTATCCAGTTTTAACTTTTGGAAGTTGTGGCGCTGTAAGGAAAAATTCATTTGTTATAGATCCAAATGGAACTATATATAAATGCTGGAATGAAGTTGGACAAAAAGAAAAAAGTATTGGAACAGTAAGTGAAGGTATAACAAATTATTCGCGCTATATTAAATGGATGGCTTTTGATCCGTTGGATATAAAAGAATGTAGCGAATGTAGTATTTTGCCGTTATGTAATGGCGGATGTCCATATAGAATACTATTTCCAGAAGATGTGGATATTTTCGAAAAAAGATGTAGTGAGTATAAATGGACATTAAAAAACGAGCTTTCATTATGGATTAAAAATAATGTTTTAAATAATAGAAAGTTTGAAGTTAAAGTAAATTCAAAATAA
- a CDS encoding ABC transporter permease, producing MEKFKIIGEIMKRIKKFMNYIIRDILIWKSYKTQAVLGILSGFLGLLQFGFMGRFIAQGNYFPMIEQYGGNILAYFISGSVFMSYTTLSLTTFKSVIRQEQIMGTIEYLLLSETPLWEVFIYTIFSRLIFTIINTGIVFIFLIYTFDVEIKMNIISSIILLVITMISLSGIGILSAGFIMLTKKGDPISWVY from the coding sequence TTGGAAAAATTTAAAATAATAGGTGAAATCATGAAAAGAATAAAAAAATTCATGAACTACATAATAAGAGATATATTAATATGGAAAAGCTATAAAACCCAGGCAGTGCTGGGGATACTCAGTGGATTCTTAGGATTATTACAATTTGGATTCATGGGAAGGTTTATAGCTCAGGGGAACTACTTTCCAATGATAGAGCAATACGGAGGAAATATCTTAGCGTATTTCATATCAGGAAGTGTATTCATGAGTTATACAACACTGTCCCTAACAACATTTAAAAGTGTAATAAGGCAGGAGCAGATAATGGGAACAATAGAGTACCTGCTTCTGTCAGAAACGCCATTATGGGAAGTATTTATATACACAATATTTTCAAGATTAATATTTACAATAATAAACACAGGAATAGTGTTTATATTTTTAATATATACATTTGATGTAGAAATAAAAATGAACATAATATCATCAATAATATTATTGGTAATAACAATGATAAGTTTAAGTGGAATAGGAATATTAAGTGCGGGATTTATAATGCTAACTAAAAAAGGAGATCCAATAAGCTGGGTATATT